The Paenibacillus sp. BIC5C1 DNA segment ACATTAGCTCCACCTTCCTTGAACAGTTCGTAGACTTCCAGTCCTGGAGATTCACGCAAATCGGCAATATTCGGTTTGTACGACATACCAAGCAACAGAATGTTGGATTTACGTACCGATTTTGCGTACTCATTCAGAATGGTTGATGTTTTGTTCAGTACATAATATGGCATATTGTCATTGGTGGATTGCGCCAGCTCAATGAATTTGCTGTAGAAACGGAATCCTTTGGCCTTCCAGGACAGGTACATCGGGTCAAGCGGAATGCAGTGCCCACCGATACCAGGGCCCGGATAGAAAGGCATGAAGCCAAACGGCTTCGTCGCAGCTGCGTCGATAACTTCCCAGATATCAATGCCCATACGGTCACACATCATGGCCATTTCATTAACAAAGGCAATGTTTACGCTGCGGAACGTATTTTCCAGCAGTTTGGACATTTCAGCCACTTTTGGTGAAGATACAGGTACAACCGTTTCAACATATTTGCTGTACAACGCTGTTCCCAGCTTGAGGCAAGCTTCAGTTGTGCCCCCGATTACTTTTGGTGTATTAAACGTAGTGAATCGTCCGTTGGACGGGTCCACACGCTCAGGCGAGAAGCACAAGAAGTAGTCTTTGCCTGCTTCATGTCCGATCTTGTCCAGCTCATCCTGAATCAGCTCTTCGGTTGTACCCGGATAAGTGGTGCTCTCCAGGGTAATCAGCATACCTGGTTTCATATGCAGTTTAATCTGATCCACAACCGTCTCGATATAAGACGTATCCGGGTCCTGATTTTCACTGAGCGGTGTAGGTACGCAGATACTCAACGCGTCAATTACACGCAGCATGCTGTAATCCGTAGTAGGCTGGAAGCGGCCGCTTTGCATCACTTTTTTCAATTCATCGGACGAAATATCGTGAATATAGGAATCTCCCTGATAGATGCTCTCCACTTTGGATGCATCCAGATCAATCCCGATTACCGTGAAGCCCTGATTGACCATCTCCACCGCAAGTGGTAATCCTACGTAACCGAGCCCGACCACGCCGAGCACCGCTTCTTTATTTTCAATCGCATTCAATAATGTGTGGAATTGTTGATTCTCCATGATATTCCCTCCGGGCAGTGTATTTGTTTGGTTAATTGACGAATCCATTTGATAGATGTTTGTCTGTAGATATACTTGTTTGACTGATAAAAATTAAAGAAGACTATCTGTTTCTCTTAGCTTTACTTGTGGTTGCGTTTAATGCAGGCAACGCCTGATTCGGGCATCCAGCTCCACAGGCGAGAACGGTTTGGTCATATAATCATCGACTCCGCTGCGGAAGCATTGACTGATTGTTTGTTCCACACGCTGTTCCGTCAATACGACGATTTTGGGCGGCTGCGCCACATCCAGGTTCTGGATATGTTGAATGAACGGCAGGCCA contains these protein-coding regions:
- a CDS encoding nucleotide sugar dehydrogenase — its product is MENQQFHTLLNAIENKEAVLGVVGLGYVGLPLAVEMVNQGFTVIGIDLDASKVESIYQGDSYIHDISSDELKKVMQSGRFQPTTDYSMLRVIDALSICVPTPLSENQDPDTSYIETVVDQIKLHMKPGMLITLESTTYPGTTEELIQDELDKIGHEAGKDYFLCFSPERVDPSNGRFTTFNTPKVIGGTTEACLKLGTALYSKYVETVVPVSSPKVAEMSKLLENTFRSVNIAFVNEMAMMCDRMGIDIWEVIDAAATKPFGFMPFYPGPGIGGHCIPLDPMYLSWKAKGFRFYSKFIELAQSTNDNMPYYVLNKTSTILNEYAKSVRKSNILLLGMSYKPNIADLRESPGLEVYELFKEGGANVSYYDPHAESFRDKHGETVYSEAFNLEQFKKYDCIVLITNHSDLPYFDIAEMGVPILDTRNAFKTYTHPHIYKIGHSVQHPVLEPSEALLV